A window of Brevibacterium ihuae contains these coding sequences:
- a CDS encoding SRPBCC family protein has translation MITDTTRTRVAEAIDGLPLRTELITAGDRTGPAFALAQTLELTASPAEVWAHLTDPALLAQWSPIVPDRPLDSVGPAASRENPGDDPVDATVITAEAPRHLSHRWGPGLVTWTIVERPDGCTLGIGQDFASDAEAAMTAEGWHVCFAVLSLRLRGIDVERVVGTDAMAVGWEDLSAQYSDGSPRSD, from the coding sequence ATGATCACCGACACCACCCGGACCCGCGTCGCCGAGGCGATCGACGGGCTCCCGCTGCGCACCGAGCTGATCACGGCCGGAGACCGCACCGGTCCGGCGTTCGCGCTCGCCCAGACCCTCGAGCTCACCGCCTCCCCGGCCGAGGTGTGGGCCCACCTCACCGACCCCGCGCTCCTCGCGCAGTGGTCGCCGATCGTGCCGGACCGACCGCTCGACTCCGTGGGCCCCGCAGCCTCCCGTGAGAACCCCGGTGACGACCCCGTCGACGCGACCGTCATCACCGCCGAGGCGCCCCGCCACCTCTCCCATCGCTGGGGTCCCGGCCTCGTCACCTGGACGATCGTCGAGCGCCCGGACGGGTGCACGCTCGGCATCGGACAGGACTTCGCCTCCGACGCCGAGGCGGCGATGACCGCCGAGGGCTGGCACGTGTGCTTCGCCGTGCTGAGCCTGCGGCTGCGCGGCATCGACGTCGAGCGGGTCGTCGGGACGGACGCGATGGCAGTCGGCTGGGAGGACCTCTCCGCGCAGTACTCCGACGGGTCGCCGCGGTCGGACTGA
- a CDS encoding DUF5926 family protein codes for MGKKSKKSKEELIAKRLAKAQAGAFVQRPFEGLPFEADLVCLRELVPAATATAKLTEEYGGDEITFASLLPAAWQALHRADGVIMAGLQVPFSSPDPSRDIAASVLAVKEREPGAYAEADSNPGEGPRLQDILDTSVPFSVSVSETFDYWLPEDTAQQDEDIAAALEQANENISPTEKLVSADAAYWTEMGGRIYVRWARTDGEDTVMNGLARLHARGDNTLGGIGKYLGCFRAHGIVIPVWELPDGTQPDEVEEPLAAFDTQLTEAMAETGNLDFEERRAKAGVVSRQLTIR; via the coding sequence ATGGGTAAGAAGTCCAAGAAGTCCAAGGAAGAACTCATCGCCAAGCGGCTCGCCAAGGCGCAGGCCGGCGCCTTCGTCCAGCGCCCCTTCGAGGGGCTGCCGTTCGAGGCCGACCTCGTGTGCCTGCGCGAGCTCGTGCCCGCCGCGACGGCGACCGCGAAGCTCACCGAGGAGTACGGCGGCGACGAGATCACGTTCGCCTCGCTCCTCCCGGCGGCCTGGCAGGCGCTCCACCGCGCCGACGGCGTGATCATGGCCGGCCTCCAGGTCCCGTTCTCCTCCCCGGACCCCTCGCGCGACATCGCCGCTTCGGTCCTCGCGGTCAAGGAGCGCGAGCCCGGCGCCTACGCCGAGGCCGACTCGAACCCGGGCGAGGGTCCGCGCCTCCAGGACATCCTCGACACCTCCGTCCCGTTCTCCGTGAGCGTGAGCGAGACCTTCGACTACTGGCTGCCGGAGGACACCGCGCAGCAGGACGAGGACATCGCCGCCGCCCTCGAGCAGGCGAACGAGAACATCAGCCCGACGGAGAAGCTCGTCTCCGCCGATGCCGCGTACTGGACCGAGATGGGCGGGCGGATCTACGTCCGCTGGGCCCGCACGGACGGCGAGGACACCGTGATGAACGGCCTCGCCCGCCTCCACGCGCGCGGCGACAACACGCTCGGCGGGATCGGCAAGTACCTCGGCTGCTTCCGCGCCCACGGCATCGTGATCCCGGTGTGGGAGCTGCCCGACGGCACCCAGCCCGACGAGGTCGAGGAGCCGCTCGCGGCGTTCGACACGCAGCTCACCGAGGCCATGGCGGAGACGGGGAACCTCGACTTCGAGGAGCGGCGGGCGAAGGCCGGCGTCGTCTCCCGCCAGCTCACCATCCGCTGA